A stretch of DNA from Spirosoma endbachense:
GACTAATAGTTCATAACGTTAAAAGAGCACGCTATGAAACCTCAATTAATCAGATTTGCATCGAATTACGTCTTTCTTCAGGTGTTTGGCTGGATTATTGCTAAGGATGGCCCTGTACCTGGTATTGATCCGTACGGGCCCATTACCATAGCCGCACAAGCAGTAGGTCTAACTATTTTCCAGTCCCTTACGGAACGACGTGAGACGGCAATCGTACAGGAATGAATAAACTTTCTTCCGTATACTAAGCCTGGTCAGCTGACCAGGCTTTTTTGTGGATTATTTAACCTAGACTATTACTAGTCAATACAATATAGGATCTTCAACCCTATCTGAGAGGTATTGCACTACTTTGAGACAACGAATCAAACGTTGTTAAACTGATTTCTGATGTGGTCAATAGAATCAAGGATCAACTGGCTCAATACATCCATGTCAATATCATCCAGTTTCTGAATGTAAATACATCCTTTGCCTGCTTTGTGTTTGCCTAATTTTTGTAGTAATTCCTGTTTTTGGTCGAAGCTGGTAGCCAGGTATAAAGTAATTGCAGTTGATCTGGAAGCCAACCCGGTTAACGGGGCATCGCCTTCGCGCCCGCTTTCGTAGATGTAATGATAGCTGCCAAAGCCAACGATACCGGTACCCCACATTTTAGGGGTAAGCCCTGTTCGTGTCGTAATTTGCGTAATAAGCTCCGAACAGTCTTTACGTTTTTTCTCTTCAGGAATAGCATTCAGATAATCCTCTACGCTATTCTCATTTTCGGTCGTTTTGTTTTTCGCCATGGGCATAGTCTCTTTTATAGTTAAGAGGTAGCAAATAAATCGCGAGCCTGTTTAATCAATTGTAAATCCTGCTGACCTATAGCTCAGCGCGTCATTTTGCCGTGTTATAAGTGACAGTAAGCTAGGCTTTTCCCTCTTGCAGCCTAGCTACCGATGCCGCGATCCGGCGTTGTCGGGTTTCAACGGTCTTCGCTTGCTCGATCAGGAGTACATGACGACGTTGATTGCTATAAGAGAGTTGCTCAAAAAATACCTTTGCCTGCACATTACCGTTTAAGGCCGCAGCAAAATCGGGAGGAAGAATAACCTCCCGCGACTCAGTATCCACGTCAATGTCGACGTCGATTTCATCCCCAGCCACAACGCCAGCCCCCTTCCGATTTTCGGCACTAACGCCTATCATGAACTTTCCTGCCATAACAGCTATACTGCTTCGGTAAGTATAGCCATTGATGGTAACCCGCACTGGAGGGCGTTTACCAGCACCCAGGCTGATCACGACTTCATCTGGCACCTCGATACCAGTAACTGTTTTACCATTAGACTGAAGAGTTGCACGGAATCGCATCAGTTCTTGTTCGTTTATTGTTGATCATCCCAGCCAGGTTTCGCCACTGAAGCAAAGATAGTCTTTTGCCAGAATTAGCCTTTTAGTCACTCATAAGGCTCACCACAGGCAACGGATAAAGTGGTTGCTGCGCCACGTACGATTAGCAAGATCATTTAATGGAACTGTTTTATGGATGACTTTGCGGTTATAAATCGTCCGTTGGTAGAACCCAGGCAATAAGGCCGTTTTTCTGGATCGCAATTAATTCAGATACGATCAAAATCAATTTGTAACTTTAACTGACTCATTTTTCAACAGTTGGCACATCATTGCTGTTGTATCGAGACGAACAGATTTGTTAAATTCATTGGGCCATGAGCTTTAATCCAACGAACGGAGGCTTACTGGTTGTCGAAGACAATCTGGAGTTGTGGTTGCTACTGAAAGACGCTTTATCGCTGGCCTTACCGGAGAT
This window harbors:
- a CDS encoding DUF1801 domain-containing protein, giving the protein MAKNKTTENENSVEDYLNAIPEEKKRKDCSELITQITTRTGLTPKMWGTGIVGFGSYHYIYESGREGDAPLTGLASRSTAITLYLATSFDQKQELLQKLGKHKAGKGCIYIQKLDDIDMDVLSQLILDSIDHIRNQFNNV
- a CDS encoding YdeI/OmpD-associated family protein gives rise to the protein MRFRATLQSNGKTVTGIEVPDEVVISLGAGKRPPVRVTINGYTYRSSIAVMAGKFMIGVSAENRKGAGVVAGDEIDVDIDVDTESREVILPPDFAAALNGNVQAKVFFEQLSYSNQRRHVLLIEQAKTVETRQRRIAASVARLQEGKA